In Roseofilum casamattae BLCC-M143, the following proteins share a genomic window:
- a CDS encoding hybrid sensor histidine kinase/response regulator — protein MDSQALILIVDDNSTNIKVLSDSLKEAGYKVLVATDGCSALAKLEKVYPDLILLDVMMPGIDGFETCDRIKASDRLQEIPIIFMTALSDTEHKVRGLQSGAVDYITKPFQHEEVLARVGVHLKIHQLNRELEERVARRTAELQAALDTIKQTQGQLIHSEKMSALGEMVAGIAHEINNPVNFIAGNLPMAGNYVRDFCTLFQLYQEHMPSPPSEIAEQLEELEFDFIVEDLPKILESMQVGCDRLKQIVLSLSTFSRHDDRQAKPTDIHAGIDATITILGNRLKAKAERPEIQIIRQYDNLPQVLCYGGQLNQVFMNILANAIDALDESNLGRSYREIADNPNQITIHTQFNPEKEWVRVTIADNGIGMSAEVQQKVFDRLFTTKGVGKGTGLGMAISRQIIEEKHGGFLHCTSVPGEGTQFTMEIPLVLSVVTP, from the coding sequence GATAATTCAACCAATATTAAAGTATTGTCAGATAGTCTGAAAGAAGCAGGCTATAAAGTACTGGTGGCGACAGATGGTTGCAGTGCTCTGGCAAAACTGGAGAAGGTTTATCCAGATCTCATTTTACTCGATGTGATGATGCCGGGAATTGATGGGTTTGAAACGTGCGATCGCATTAAGGCGAGCGATCGCTTGCAAGAGATTCCGATTATTTTTATGACAGCTCTGTCCGATACGGAACATAAAGTACGAGGGTTGCAGTCAGGAGCGGTTGACTATATTACTAAACCCTTTCAACATGAGGAAGTGTTGGCTCGGGTTGGCGTTCATCTAAAAATACATCAGCTCAATCGCGAGTTGGAAGAACGGGTTGCACGGAGAACTGCAGAATTACAAGCAGCTCTCGACACCATCAAACAGACTCAAGGACAATTAATTCACAGTGAAAAAATGTCTGCTTTAGGAGAGATGGTTGCTGGCATTGCTCACGAAATTAACAATCCCGTCAATTTTATTGCTGGTAATTTACCGATGGCTGGCAACTACGTGCGCGATTTTTGCACCCTATTCCAGTTATATCAAGAGCATATGCCTTCTCCTCCCTCAGAGATCGCAGAGCAGTTAGAGGAATTAGAATTTGATTTTATTGTCGAAGATTTGCCAAAAATACTAGAGTCGATGCAGGTGGGTTGCGATCGCCTGAAACAAATTGTTTTATCGTTAAGCACATTTTCTCGCCATGACGATCGCCAGGCCAAGCCAACGGATATTCATGCCGGCATTGATGCTACCATTACTATTCTAGGCAACCGCCTGAAAGCCAAAGCCGAACGACCGGAAATCCAAATTATTCGCCAATATGACAATCTACCGCAAGTCCTCTGCTATGGCGGACAGCTCAATCAAGTCTTTATGAATATTCTCGCTAATGCGATCGATGCGCTCGATGAGTCAAATCTCGGGCGATCGTATCGAGAGATTGCCGATAACCCCAATCAAATTACCATTCATACTCAATTCAACCCAGAGAAAGAATGGGTACGAGTTACCATTGCAGATAATGGGATTGGTATGAGCGCAGAAGTACAACAGAAAGTTTTCGATCGCCTGTTTACGACAAAAGGAGTTGGCAAAGGGACGGGACTCGGTATGGCAATCTCTCGCCAAATTATTGAAGAAAAACATGGTGGATTTCTTCATTGCACTTCAGTTCCCGGAGAAGGAACGCAGTTTACGATGGAAATTCCCTTAGTCCTCTCAGTTGTAACTCCTTAA